From one Rhodamnia argentea isolate NSW1041297 chromosome 1, ASM2092103v1, whole genome shotgun sequence genomic stretch:
- the LOC115738970 gene encoding NAC domain-containing protein 83-like encodes MEKASFVKNGVLRLPPGFRFHPTDEELVVQYLKRKVFACPLPASIIPEVDVFKPDPWDLPGDAEQERYFFSTREAKYPNGNRSNRATVSGYWKATGIDRRVVSSRSHQSVVGLKKTLVFYRGKAPRGSKTDWIMHEYRLVDGLAPDTAQPTMNLNQSPLVPVENWVLCRIFLKRRSTKNDGHDHTIESFRTTNEVSKVGGTGPVFYDFMARDKTDLNLTPCTSSSGSSGVTQVSSRDGREEHDESSSCNSFPYTRRKTLAKLD; translated from the exons ATGGAGAAGGCGAGCTTTGTGAAGAATGGAGTGCTGAGATTGCCACCAGGATTCAGGTTCCACCCAACGGACGAAGAGCTTGTGGTTCAGTACTTGAAGCGCAAGGTCTTTGCTTGCCCTTTGCCTGCCTCCATCATCCCTGAGGTTGATGTCTTCAAGCCTGACCCTTGGGACTTGCCAG GTGATGCAGAGCAAGAGAGGTACTTCTTCAGCACTAGGGAGGCCAAGTACCCGAATGGAAACCGGTCGAACCGGGCCACGGTCTCGGGTTACTGGAAGGCCACGGGAATCGACAGGCGGGTTGTTAGCTCGAGGAGCCATCAATCGGTGGTGGGCTTGAAGAAGACTCTGGTTTTTTACAGAGGGAAGGCCCCGCGCGGCTCCAAGACGGACTGGATCATGCACGAGTATCGCCTGGTCGACGGTCTTGCCCCCGACACCGCCCAGCCCACGATGAACTTGAATCAG AGCCCTTTGGTGCCAGTGGAGAATTGGGTTCTCTGCCGCATATTTTTGAAGAGGAGGAGCACCAAAAATGATGGCCACGATCACACCATAGAAAGCTTTAGGACTACTAATGAAGTTAGCAAAGTCGGGGGGACCGGGCCGGTCTTCTACGATTTCATGGCTAGGGATAAGACTGACTTGAATCTCACACCGTGCACCTCGTCCTCGGGGTCGAGCGGCGTCACCCAGGTGTCCTCTCGCGACGGCCGGGAAGAGCACGACGAAAGCAGCAGTTGCAACAGCTTCCCTTACACCCGGAGAAAAACCTTAGCAAAGCTCGATTAG
- the LOC115738983 gene encoding delta(3,5)-Delta(2,4)-dienoyl-CoA isomerase, peroxisomal → MEKFKTLEIIQTSPDSSVFHLRLNRPSSRNALSLDSFAELPLALSSLDRNPDALVVVLSGAGDHFCSGIDLAALRSISSRSLSGADRGRAGERLRREIKSMQDAITAIERCRKPVIAAVHGACVGGGVDIVTACDVRYCTGDAFFSVKEVDLAITADLGTLQRLPSIVGYGNAMELALTGRRMSGSEAKEMGLVSGVFGSKRELDDGVRLVAEAIASKSPMAITGTKDVLQTSRDMSVDQGLDYVATWNSAMLLSDDLTEAVSAHLQKRKPIFAKL, encoded by the exons ATGGAGAAGTTCAAAACCctggaaatcatccaaacaagcCCCGACTCCTCCGTCTTCCACCTCCGCCTCAACCGACCTTCCTCCCGCAACGCCCTCTCCCTCGACTCCTTCGCCGAGCTCCCCCTCGCCCTCTCCTCCCTCGACCGCAACCCCGACGCCCTCGTCGTCGTCCTCTCCGGCGCCGGCGACCACTTCTGCTCCGGCATCGACCTCGCGGCCCTCCGCTCCATCTCCTCCCGCTCCCTCTCCGGCGCCGACCGCGGCCGTGCCGGGGAGCGGCTCCGCCGGGAGATCAAGTCCATGCAGGACGCGATCACGGCCATCGAGCGGTGCCGTAAGCCGGTGATCGCCGCCGTCCACGGGGCGTGCGTCGGGGGCGGCGTCGACATCGTCACGGCGTGCGACGTGAGGTATTGCACGGGGGACGCGTTCTTCTCGGTGAAGGAGGTCGACTTGGCGATAACCGCCGACCTCGGGACGTTGCAGAGGCTGCCGAGCATCGTGGGGTATGGGAACGCGATGGAGCTGGCCTTGACGGGTCGGAGGATGTCGGGTTCGGAGGCGAAGGAGATGGGACTGGTTTCTGGGGTTTTCGGGTCGAAGCGGGAATTGGATGATGGAGTGAGACTCGTCGCCGAGG CGATTGCTTCCAAGTCCCCTATGGCTATTACTGGGACCAAAGACGTGCTACAAACGAGCAGGGACATGAGTGTAGATCAAGGGCTGGACTACGTTGCCACCTGGAACTCCGCAATGCTTCTGTCCGATGACCTGACAGAGGCCGTCTCGGCGCACCTGCAGAAACGGAAACCTATTTTTGCGAAGCTCTGA